One window from the genome of Megalobrama amblycephala isolate DHTTF-2021 linkage group LG4, ASM1881202v1, whole genome shotgun sequence encodes:
- the hook3 gene encoding protein Hook homolog 3 isoform X2, with the protein MSALETLDRVELCESLLTWIQTFGVEAPCSTVDELTSGLAMAQVLQKIDVIYFTDAWISRIKADVGDNWRLKISNLKKILKGILDYNHEILGQQINDFTLPDVSLIAEHSDAAELGRMLQLILGCAVNCEQKQEYIQTIMMMEESVQHVVMTAIQELMSKETPVSAGNDSYVDLDRQLKKTVEDLNDALATKEEIAQRCHELDMQVAALQEEKSSLLAENQVLMERLNQSDSIEDLNSPAGRRHLQLQTQLEQLQEETFRTSALDESQLSWHCLPLPSQLPRWRLEAAKDDYRIRCEELEKELLEVRGQNEELTSLAEEAQSLKDEMDVLRHSSDKVSKLEGQVEAYKKKLEDLGDLRRQVKLLEEKNTSYMQNTVTLEEDLRKANAARGQLETYKRQVVELQNKLSEESKKADKMEFEYKRVKEKVDSLQKEKDRMRTERDSLKETIEELKCVKAQESQLTSGLVPLCSNEPSDSLAAEIITPEIRERLIRLQHENKMLKLAQEGSDNEQIALLQSLLEDANSRKNELETENRLANQRLLEGQSQVEELQKSLQEHGSKADDMVLLKRKLQEHLEKLRDATNQLQEKSAEIEELENKHSSSAQRIEELEDALKKKDEDMKQMEERYKKYLEKAKSVIRTLDPKQNQGSAPEVQALKNQLQERERMLHSLEKEYDKTKSQRDQEEKLIVSAWYNMGMALQKKAAEDRLASTGSGQSFLARQRQATSTRRSYPGHVQPTAASDVKA; encoded by the exons ATGAGCGCGCTGGAGACTCTGGACCGAGTGGAGCTGTGTGAGAGTCTGCTGACCTGG atccagacgTTTGGTGTGGAGGCGCCATGTTCGACAGTAGACGAGCTGACCAGTGGACTGGCCATGGCACAAGTCCTGCAGAAAAT tgatGTCATTTATTTCACTGACGCTTGGATCAGTCGTATTAAAGCTGATGTTGGAGACAACTGGAGGTTAAAG atcagcaatttaaagaaaatattgAAAGGTATTCTGGATTACAACCATGAG ATTTTGGGGCAGCAGATCAATGATTTCACTCTTCCAGACGTCAGTCTCATCGCAGAACATTCAGATGCAGCTGAACTGGGCCGAATGCTGCAGCTCATCCTGGGCTGTGCTGTTAACTGTGAACAGAAAcaag AATACATCCAGACCATCATGATGATGGAGGAGTCGGTCCAGCACGTGGTCATGACCGCCATCCAAGAG CTCATGAGCAAAGAGACGCCCGTGTCCGCAGGAAACGACTCGTATGTGGATCTTGACCGGCAG TTGAAGAAGACGGTGGAGGACCTGAACGACGCTCTGGCCACTAAAGAGGAGATCGCTCAGAGGTGCCATGAGCTCGACATGCAG GTGGCGGCTCTGCAGGAGGAGAAGAGCAGTCTGCTGGCGGAGAACCAGGTGCTGATGGAGCGGCTCAACCAGTCGGACTCCATCGAGGATCTGAACAGCCCGGCGGGACGCAGACACCTGCAGCTTCAGACGCAGCTGGAGCAGCTGCAGGAGGAGACCTTCAG GACGAGCGCTCTGGACGAGTCTCAGTTGAGCTGGCACTGCCTGCCTCTGCCCTCTCAGCTGCCCCGGTGGAG attgGAGGCGGCTAAGGACGATTATCGCATCCGCTGTGAGGAGCTGGAGAAGGAGCTGCtggaggtcagaggtcagaaCGAGGAGCTGACCTCTCTGGCAGAGGAGGCGCAGTCGCTCAAAGACGAGATGGACGTGTTGAG gcaTTCGTCTGATAAGGTGTCCAAGCTGGAGGGGCAGGTGGAGGCGTACAAGAAGAAGCTGGAGGATCTGGGCGATCTGAGGCGGCAGGTGAAGCTGCTGGAGGAGAAGAACACCAGCTACATGCAGAACACCGTCACGCTGGAGGAAGACCTGCGCAAGGCCAACGCCGCTCGAGGACAGCTGGAGACCTACAAGAGACAG GTGGTGGAGCTTCAGAACAAGCTCTCGGAGGAGTCCAAGAAAGCCGACAAGATGGAGTTTGAGTATAAACGAGTGAAGGAGAAAGTCGACTCGCTTCAGAAAGAGAAAGAC CGGATGAGGACGGAGCGAGACTCTCTGAAGGAGACCATCGAGGAGCTGAAGTGTGTCAAAGCTCAAGAGTCTCAGCTGACCTCAG GTTTGGTGCCGCTGTGCAGTAACGAGCCGTCTGATTCGCTGGCTGCAGAAATCATCACACCGGAGATTCG GGAGCGTTTGATTCGCCTGCAGCACGAGAATAAGATGCTGAAGCTGGCTCAGGAGGGCTCTGATAACGAGCAGATCGCGCTGCTGCAGAGTTTACTGGAGGACGCCAACAGCAGGAAGAACGAGCTGGAGACCGAGAACAG gctggccaatcagaggctgCTGGAGGGTCAGTCTCAGGTGGAGGAGCTGCAGAAGTCTCTTCAGGAACACGGATCCAAAGCAGATGAT ATGGTGTTATTGAAGAGGAAGCTTCAGGAACATCT AGAGAAATTAAGGGACGCCACTAACCAGCTTCAGGAGAAGAGCGCAGAGATCGAAGAGCTGGAGAACAAACACAGCTCCAGCG CTCAGAGGATTGAAGAGCTGGAGGACGCGCTGAAGAAGAAAGATGAAGACATGAAACAGATGGAGGAGAGATACAAGAAATACCTGGAGAAAGCCAAGAGC gtCATCCGTACGCTGGACCCCAAACAGAATCAGGGTTCTGCTCCTGAAGTTCAGGCCCTGAAGAACCAGCTGCAGGAGCGCGAGAGGATGCTGCACTCGCTCgag AAGGAGTACGACAAGACAAAGTCTCAGAGAGACCAGGAGGAGAAACTCATTGTATCTGCCTGGTACAACATG GGAATGGCTCTGCAGAAGAAAGCGGCGGAGGATCGGCTGGCCAGCACCGGCTCGGGTCAGTCCTTCCTGGCCCGGCAGAGACAGGCCACCAGCACCAGACGGTCGTATCCGGGCCACGTGCAGCCCACCGCAGCCAG TGATGTTAAAGCATGA
- the hook3 gene encoding protein Hook homolog 3 isoform X1, producing MSALETLDRVELCESLLTWIQTFGVEAPCSTVDELTSGLAMAQVLQKIDVIYFTDAWISRIKADVGDNWRLKISNLKKILKGILDYNHEILGQQINDFTLPDVSLIAEHSDAAELGRMLQLILGCAVNCEQKQEYIQTIMMMEESVQHVVMTAIQELMSKETPVSAGNDSYVDLDRQLKKTVEDLNDALATKEEIAQRCHELDMQVAALQEEKSSLLAENQVLMERLNQSDSIEDLNSPAGRRHLQLQTQLEQLQEETFRTSALDESQLSWHCLPLPSQLPRWRLEAAKDDYRIRCEELEKELLEVRGQNEELTSLAEEAQSLKDEMDVLRHSSDKVSKLEGQVEAYKKKLEDLGDLRRQVKLLEEKNTSYMQNTVTLEEDLRKANAARGQLETYKRQVVELQNKLSEESKKADKMEFEYKRVKEKVDSLQKEKDRMRTERDSLKETIEELKCVKAQESQLTSGLVPLCSNEPSDSLAAEIITPEIRERLIRLQHENKMLKLAQEGSDNEQIALLQSLLEDANSRKNELETENRLANQRLLEGQSQVEELQKSLQEHGSKADDASVDSGLLSSVCPSNLSQSAMVLLKRKLQEHLEKLRDATNQLQEKSAEIEELENKHSSSAQRIEELEDALKKKDEDMKQMEERYKKYLEKAKSVIRTLDPKQNQGSAPEVQALKNQLQERERMLHSLEKEYDKTKSQRDQEEKLIVSAWYNMGMALQKKAAEDRLASTGSGQSFLARQRQATSTRRSYPGHVQPTAASDVKA from the exons ATGAGCGCGCTGGAGACTCTGGACCGAGTGGAGCTGTGTGAGAGTCTGCTGACCTGG atccagacgTTTGGTGTGGAGGCGCCATGTTCGACAGTAGACGAGCTGACCAGTGGACTGGCCATGGCACAAGTCCTGCAGAAAAT tgatGTCATTTATTTCACTGACGCTTGGATCAGTCGTATTAAAGCTGATGTTGGAGACAACTGGAGGTTAAAG atcagcaatttaaagaaaatattgAAAGGTATTCTGGATTACAACCATGAG ATTTTGGGGCAGCAGATCAATGATTTCACTCTTCCAGACGTCAGTCTCATCGCAGAACATTCAGATGCAGCTGAACTGGGCCGAATGCTGCAGCTCATCCTGGGCTGTGCTGTTAACTGTGAACAGAAAcaag AATACATCCAGACCATCATGATGATGGAGGAGTCGGTCCAGCACGTGGTCATGACCGCCATCCAAGAG CTCATGAGCAAAGAGACGCCCGTGTCCGCAGGAAACGACTCGTATGTGGATCTTGACCGGCAG TTGAAGAAGACGGTGGAGGACCTGAACGACGCTCTGGCCACTAAAGAGGAGATCGCTCAGAGGTGCCATGAGCTCGACATGCAG GTGGCGGCTCTGCAGGAGGAGAAGAGCAGTCTGCTGGCGGAGAACCAGGTGCTGATGGAGCGGCTCAACCAGTCGGACTCCATCGAGGATCTGAACAGCCCGGCGGGACGCAGACACCTGCAGCTTCAGACGCAGCTGGAGCAGCTGCAGGAGGAGACCTTCAG GACGAGCGCTCTGGACGAGTCTCAGTTGAGCTGGCACTGCCTGCCTCTGCCCTCTCAGCTGCCCCGGTGGAG attgGAGGCGGCTAAGGACGATTATCGCATCCGCTGTGAGGAGCTGGAGAAGGAGCTGCtggaggtcagaggtcagaaCGAGGAGCTGACCTCTCTGGCAGAGGAGGCGCAGTCGCTCAAAGACGAGATGGACGTGTTGAG gcaTTCGTCTGATAAGGTGTCCAAGCTGGAGGGGCAGGTGGAGGCGTACAAGAAGAAGCTGGAGGATCTGGGCGATCTGAGGCGGCAGGTGAAGCTGCTGGAGGAGAAGAACACCAGCTACATGCAGAACACCGTCACGCTGGAGGAAGACCTGCGCAAGGCCAACGCCGCTCGAGGACAGCTGGAGACCTACAAGAGACAG GTGGTGGAGCTTCAGAACAAGCTCTCGGAGGAGTCCAAGAAAGCCGACAAGATGGAGTTTGAGTATAAACGAGTGAAGGAGAAAGTCGACTCGCTTCAGAAAGAGAAAGAC CGGATGAGGACGGAGCGAGACTCTCTGAAGGAGACCATCGAGGAGCTGAAGTGTGTCAAAGCTCAAGAGTCTCAGCTGACCTCAG GTTTGGTGCCGCTGTGCAGTAACGAGCCGTCTGATTCGCTGGCTGCAGAAATCATCACACCGGAGATTCG GGAGCGTTTGATTCGCCTGCAGCACGAGAATAAGATGCTGAAGCTGGCTCAGGAGGGCTCTGATAACGAGCAGATCGCGCTGCTGCAGAGTTTACTGGAGGACGCCAACAGCAGGAAGAACGAGCTGGAGACCGAGAACAG gctggccaatcagaggctgCTGGAGGGTCAGTCTCAGGTGGAGGAGCTGCAGAAGTCTCTTCAGGAACACGGATCCAAAGCAGATGAT gcGTCTGTTGACTCAGGTCTGCTCTCTTCTGTCTGTCCATCAAATCTCTCTCAGTCTGCT ATGGTGTTATTGAAGAGGAAGCTTCAGGAACATCT AGAGAAATTAAGGGACGCCACTAACCAGCTTCAGGAGAAGAGCGCAGAGATCGAAGAGCTGGAGAACAAACACAGCTCCAGCG CTCAGAGGATTGAAGAGCTGGAGGACGCGCTGAAGAAGAAAGATGAAGACATGAAACAGATGGAGGAGAGATACAAGAAATACCTGGAGAAAGCCAAGAGC gtCATCCGTACGCTGGACCCCAAACAGAATCAGGGTTCTGCTCCTGAAGTTCAGGCCCTGAAGAACCAGCTGCAGGAGCGCGAGAGGATGCTGCACTCGCTCgag AAGGAGTACGACAAGACAAAGTCTCAGAGAGACCAGGAGGAGAAACTCATTGTATCTGCCTGGTACAACATG GGAATGGCTCTGCAGAAGAAAGCGGCGGAGGATCGGCTGGCCAGCACCGGCTCGGGTCAGTCCTTCCTGGCCCGGCAGAGACAGGCCACCAGCACCAGACGGTCGTATCCGGGCCACGTGCAGCCCACCGCAGCCAG TGATGTTAAAGCATGA
- the hook3 gene encoding protein Hook homolog 3 isoform X3 has product MSALETLDRVELCESLLTWIQTFGVEAPCSTVDELTSGLAMAQVLQKIDVIYFTDAWISRIKADVGDNWRLKISNLKKILKGILDYNHEILGQQINDFTLPDVSLIAEHSDAAELGRMLQLILGCAVNCEQKQEYIQTIMMMEESVQHVVMTAIQELMSKETPVSAGNDSYVDLDRQLKKTVEDLNDALATKEEIAQRCHELDMQVAALQEEKSSLLAENQVLMERLNQSDSIEDLNSPAGRRHLQLQTQLEQLQEETFRLEAAKDDYRIRCEELEKELLEVRGQNEELTSLAEEAQSLKDEMDVLRHSSDKVSKLEGQVEAYKKKLEDLGDLRRQVKLLEEKNTSYMQNTVTLEEDLRKANAARGQLETYKRQVVELQNKLSEESKKADKMEFEYKRVKEKVDSLQKEKDRMRTERDSLKETIEELKCVKAQESQLTSGLVPLCSNEPSDSLAAEIITPEIRERLIRLQHENKMLKLAQEGSDNEQIALLQSLLEDANSRKNELETENRLANQRLLEGQSQVEELQKSLQEHGSKADDASVDSGLLSSVCPSNLSQSAMVLLKRKLQEHLEKLRDATNQLQEKSAEIEELENKHSSSAQRIEELEDALKKKDEDMKQMEERYKKYLEKAKSVIRTLDPKQNQGSAPEVQALKNQLQERERMLHSLEKEYDKTKSQRDQEEKLIVSAWYNMGMALQKKAAEDRLASTGSGQSFLARQRQATSTRRSYPGHVQPTAASDVKA; this is encoded by the exons ATGAGCGCGCTGGAGACTCTGGACCGAGTGGAGCTGTGTGAGAGTCTGCTGACCTGG atccagacgTTTGGTGTGGAGGCGCCATGTTCGACAGTAGACGAGCTGACCAGTGGACTGGCCATGGCACAAGTCCTGCAGAAAAT tgatGTCATTTATTTCACTGACGCTTGGATCAGTCGTATTAAAGCTGATGTTGGAGACAACTGGAGGTTAAAG atcagcaatttaaagaaaatattgAAAGGTATTCTGGATTACAACCATGAG ATTTTGGGGCAGCAGATCAATGATTTCACTCTTCCAGACGTCAGTCTCATCGCAGAACATTCAGATGCAGCTGAACTGGGCCGAATGCTGCAGCTCATCCTGGGCTGTGCTGTTAACTGTGAACAGAAAcaag AATACATCCAGACCATCATGATGATGGAGGAGTCGGTCCAGCACGTGGTCATGACCGCCATCCAAGAG CTCATGAGCAAAGAGACGCCCGTGTCCGCAGGAAACGACTCGTATGTGGATCTTGACCGGCAG TTGAAGAAGACGGTGGAGGACCTGAACGACGCTCTGGCCACTAAAGAGGAGATCGCTCAGAGGTGCCATGAGCTCGACATGCAG GTGGCGGCTCTGCAGGAGGAGAAGAGCAGTCTGCTGGCGGAGAACCAGGTGCTGATGGAGCGGCTCAACCAGTCGGACTCCATCGAGGATCTGAACAGCCCGGCGGGACGCAGACACCTGCAGCTTCAGACGCAGCTGGAGCAGCTGCAGGAGGAGACCTTCAG attgGAGGCGGCTAAGGACGATTATCGCATCCGCTGTGAGGAGCTGGAGAAGGAGCTGCtggaggtcagaggtcagaaCGAGGAGCTGACCTCTCTGGCAGAGGAGGCGCAGTCGCTCAAAGACGAGATGGACGTGTTGAG gcaTTCGTCTGATAAGGTGTCCAAGCTGGAGGGGCAGGTGGAGGCGTACAAGAAGAAGCTGGAGGATCTGGGCGATCTGAGGCGGCAGGTGAAGCTGCTGGAGGAGAAGAACACCAGCTACATGCAGAACACCGTCACGCTGGAGGAAGACCTGCGCAAGGCCAACGCCGCTCGAGGACAGCTGGAGACCTACAAGAGACAG GTGGTGGAGCTTCAGAACAAGCTCTCGGAGGAGTCCAAGAAAGCCGACAAGATGGAGTTTGAGTATAAACGAGTGAAGGAGAAAGTCGACTCGCTTCAGAAAGAGAAAGAC CGGATGAGGACGGAGCGAGACTCTCTGAAGGAGACCATCGAGGAGCTGAAGTGTGTCAAAGCTCAAGAGTCTCAGCTGACCTCAG GTTTGGTGCCGCTGTGCAGTAACGAGCCGTCTGATTCGCTGGCTGCAGAAATCATCACACCGGAGATTCG GGAGCGTTTGATTCGCCTGCAGCACGAGAATAAGATGCTGAAGCTGGCTCAGGAGGGCTCTGATAACGAGCAGATCGCGCTGCTGCAGAGTTTACTGGAGGACGCCAACAGCAGGAAGAACGAGCTGGAGACCGAGAACAG gctggccaatcagaggctgCTGGAGGGTCAGTCTCAGGTGGAGGAGCTGCAGAAGTCTCTTCAGGAACACGGATCCAAAGCAGATGAT gcGTCTGTTGACTCAGGTCTGCTCTCTTCTGTCTGTCCATCAAATCTCTCTCAGTCTGCT ATGGTGTTATTGAAGAGGAAGCTTCAGGAACATCT AGAGAAATTAAGGGACGCCACTAACCAGCTTCAGGAGAAGAGCGCAGAGATCGAAGAGCTGGAGAACAAACACAGCTCCAGCG CTCAGAGGATTGAAGAGCTGGAGGACGCGCTGAAGAAGAAAGATGAAGACATGAAACAGATGGAGGAGAGATACAAGAAATACCTGGAGAAAGCCAAGAGC gtCATCCGTACGCTGGACCCCAAACAGAATCAGGGTTCTGCTCCTGAAGTTCAGGCCCTGAAGAACCAGCTGCAGGAGCGCGAGAGGATGCTGCACTCGCTCgag AAGGAGTACGACAAGACAAAGTCTCAGAGAGACCAGGAGGAGAAACTCATTGTATCTGCCTGGTACAACATG GGAATGGCTCTGCAGAAGAAAGCGGCGGAGGATCGGCTGGCCAGCACCGGCTCGGGTCAGTCCTTCCTGGCCCGGCAGAGACAGGCCACCAGCACCAGACGGTCGTATCCGGGCCACGTGCAGCCCACCGCAGCCAG TGATGTTAAAGCATGA
- the hook3 gene encoding protein Hook homolog 3 isoform X4 yields MSALETLDRVELCESLLTWIQTFGVEAPCSTVDELTSGLAMAQVLQKIDVIYFTDAWISRIKADVGDNWRLKISNLKKILKGILDYNHEILGQQINDFTLPDVSLIAEHSDAAELGRMLQLILGCAVNCEQKQEYIQTIMMMEESVQHVVMTAIQELMSKETPVSAGNDSYVDLDRQLKKTVEDLNDALATKEEIAQRCHELDMQVAALQEEKSSLLAENQVLMERLNQSDSIEDLNSPAGRRHLQLQTQLEQLQEETFRLEAAKDDYRIRCEELEKELLEVRGQNEELTSLAEEAQSLKDEMDVLRHSSDKVSKLEGQVEAYKKKLEDLGDLRRQVKLLEEKNTSYMQNTVTLEEDLRKANAARGQLETYKRQVVELQNKLSEESKKADKMEFEYKRVKEKVDSLQKEKDRMRTERDSLKETIEELKCVKAQESQLTSGLVPLCSNEPSDSLAAEIITPEIRERLIRLQHENKMLKLAQEGSDNEQIALLQSLLEDANSRKNELETENRLANQRLLEGQSQVEELQKSLQEHGSKADDMVLLKRKLQEHLEKLRDATNQLQEKSAEIEELENKHSSSAQRIEELEDALKKKDEDMKQMEERYKKYLEKAKSVIRTLDPKQNQGSAPEVQALKNQLQERERMLHSLEKEYDKTKSQRDQEEKLIVSAWYNMGMALQKKAAEDRLASTGSGQSFLARQRQATSTRRSYPGHVQPTAASDVKA; encoded by the exons ATGAGCGCGCTGGAGACTCTGGACCGAGTGGAGCTGTGTGAGAGTCTGCTGACCTGG atccagacgTTTGGTGTGGAGGCGCCATGTTCGACAGTAGACGAGCTGACCAGTGGACTGGCCATGGCACAAGTCCTGCAGAAAAT tgatGTCATTTATTTCACTGACGCTTGGATCAGTCGTATTAAAGCTGATGTTGGAGACAACTGGAGGTTAAAG atcagcaatttaaagaaaatattgAAAGGTATTCTGGATTACAACCATGAG ATTTTGGGGCAGCAGATCAATGATTTCACTCTTCCAGACGTCAGTCTCATCGCAGAACATTCAGATGCAGCTGAACTGGGCCGAATGCTGCAGCTCATCCTGGGCTGTGCTGTTAACTGTGAACAGAAAcaag AATACATCCAGACCATCATGATGATGGAGGAGTCGGTCCAGCACGTGGTCATGACCGCCATCCAAGAG CTCATGAGCAAAGAGACGCCCGTGTCCGCAGGAAACGACTCGTATGTGGATCTTGACCGGCAG TTGAAGAAGACGGTGGAGGACCTGAACGACGCTCTGGCCACTAAAGAGGAGATCGCTCAGAGGTGCCATGAGCTCGACATGCAG GTGGCGGCTCTGCAGGAGGAGAAGAGCAGTCTGCTGGCGGAGAACCAGGTGCTGATGGAGCGGCTCAACCAGTCGGACTCCATCGAGGATCTGAACAGCCCGGCGGGACGCAGACACCTGCAGCTTCAGACGCAGCTGGAGCAGCTGCAGGAGGAGACCTTCAG attgGAGGCGGCTAAGGACGATTATCGCATCCGCTGTGAGGAGCTGGAGAAGGAGCTGCtggaggtcagaggtcagaaCGAGGAGCTGACCTCTCTGGCAGAGGAGGCGCAGTCGCTCAAAGACGAGATGGACGTGTTGAG gcaTTCGTCTGATAAGGTGTCCAAGCTGGAGGGGCAGGTGGAGGCGTACAAGAAGAAGCTGGAGGATCTGGGCGATCTGAGGCGGCAGGTGAAGCTGCTGGAGGAGAAGAACACCAGCTACATGCAGAACACCGTCACGCTGGAGGAAGACCTGCGCAAGGCCAACGCCGCTCGAGGACAGCTGGAGACCTACAAGAGACAG GTGGTGGAGCTTCAGAACAAGCTCTCGGAGGAGTCCAAGAAAGCCGACAAGATGGAGTTTGAGTATAAACGAGTGAAGGAGAAAGTCGACTCGCTTCAGAAAGAGAAAGAC CGGATGAGGACGGAGCGAGACTCTCTGAAGGAGACCATCGAGGAGCTGAAGTGTGTCAAAGCTCAAGAGTCTCAGCTGACCTCAG GTTTGGTGCCGCTGTGCAGTAACGAGCCGTCTGATTCGCTGGCTGCAGAAATCATCACACCGGAGATTCG GGAGCGTTTGATTCGCCTGCAGCACGAGAATAAGATGCTGAAGCTGGCTCAGGAGGGCTCTGATAACGAGCAGATCGCGCTGCTGCAGAGTTTACTGGAGGACGCCAACAGCAGGAAGAACGAGCTGGAGACCGAGAACAG gctggccaatcagaggctgCTGGAGGGTCAGTCTCAGGTGGAGGAGCTGCAGAAGTCTCTTCAGGAACACGGATCCAAAGCAGATGAT ATGGTGTTATTGAAGAGGAAGCTTCAGGAACATCT AGAGAAATTAAGGGACGCCACTAACCAGCTTCAGGAGAAGAGCGCAGAGATCGAAGAGCTGGAGAACAAACACAGCTCCAGCG CTCAGAGGATTGAAGAGCTGGAGGACGCGCTGAAGAAGAAAGATGAAGACATGAAACAGATGGAGGAGAGATACAAGAAATACCTGGAGAAAGCCAAGAGC gtCATCCGTACGCTGGACCCCAAACAGAATCAGGGTTCTGCTCCTGAAGTTCAGGCCCTGAAGAACCAGCTGCAGGAGCGCGAGAGGATGCTGCACTCGCTCgag AAGGAGTACGACAAGACAAAGTCTCAGAGAGACCAGGAGGAGAAACTCATTGTATCTGCCTGGTACAACATG GGAATGGCTCTGCAGAAGAAAGCGGCGGAGGATCGGCTGGCCAGCACCGGCTCGGGTCAGTCCTTCCTGGCCCGGCAGAGACAGGCCACCAGCACCAGACGGTCGTATCCGGGCCACGTGCAGCCCACCGCAGCCAG TGATGTTAAAGCATGA